One part of the uncultured Bacteroides sp. genome encodes these proteins:
- a CDS encoding L-threonylcarbamoyladenylate synthase yields MLLKLYEKNNNPKDIEQIVQVLRDGGVVIYPTDTVYAIGCHALQVRAVENICRIKDIDPKKKSLSIICYDLSNISEYAKVENSTFKLMKKNLPGAFTFILAAGGKLPKIFKNRKEVGIRVPDNNIIREICRQLDAPILTTTIPWNEKEDIEYLTNPELIDEKFGYEVDLVVDGGIGGIEPSTIVDCTSGEAEIIRQGKGILEEV; encoded by the coding sequence ATGCTATTAAAATTATACGAAAAGAACAATAACCCGAAGGATATAGAACAAATCGTTCAAGTCCTCCGCGACGGAGGAGTGGTTATTTACCCAACGGATACAGTGTATGCCATTGGTTGTCATGCTTTGCAAGTCCGTGCAGTAGAGAACATCTGCCGTATAAAAGACATTGATCCGAAAAAGAAGAGTCTTTCCATCATTTGTTATGACCTGAGCAATATCAGTGAATATGCAAAAGTGGAAAACTCTACATTTAAACTAATGAAAAAGAATCTGCCGGGAGCGTTTACTTTTATCCTGGCTGCCGGCGGCAAACTTCCTAAGATATTCAAGAACAGGAAAGAAGTTGGTATTCGTGTGCCCGATAATAATATTATCCGCGAGATTTGCAGACAACTGGATGCACCAATCTTAACCACAACTATTCCCTGGAATGAAAAAGAAGACATTGAATATCTCACAAATCCGGAACTGATTGACGAGAAATTTGGTTATGAAGTAGATTTGGTTGTTGATGGAGGAATTGGAGGCATAGAGCCATCAACCATTGTTGACTGTACTTCTGGTGAAGCCGAAATTATTCGTCAGGGAAAAGGAATTCTGGAAGAAGTTTAG